The Cytophagales bacterium genomic sequence CAATCTTTATAAGAAGATTATTGACATAATTAATGAAAAAACTGGCGCTAACTTCAAAACCAATCCTGATAAAATCGGAATTAGCAATGGGATCTCTGAAAAAGTATATATAATTCCTCCGGAAAAGACGCGTTACCTGTCAGAAATCAACGAAACCATAGATGATTACCATTCGTTTATAGCTCAACAATGTAGTATTGCCCAAAAGATGTACCAACTCAATGGTACGATAGAGCAATTCAAATCCAATAAAGACAGTAAACCGGCTTCAGGGCAGTCAAACCAGCCTGTCCCGACAAAGTCGGGGAAACTTATCAATCAACTCGTATCAACTTATAAAACATTAGAACAACAATTAAACCCCGAATGTAAAAAAGCACTGGAACAATGGCCTGAAACCATAAAAAAATACAAAGCGGATAAGTTTCAATTTAAAGTCCGTAACAAGGTTATTGAACACGACCTTTATTATGAATCTTTATCACACATAAAAATCCCGAAAGTAACACTGCCAAAATATAAAGATTGGGGCGATATTCTCAAATGGTTATTAACCGAAAATGTTCCCGGTGAATTTCCCTTTGCTGCCGGTGTATTTCCTTTAAAAAGGCAGGAGGAAGACCCCACCCGTATGTTTGCAGGGGAAGGCGGACCTGAACGTACCAATCGAAGATTCCATTACGTTTCAATTGATCAACCGGCAAAGCGATTATCTACGGCATTTGATTCTGTTACGCTCTATGGAGAAGACCCGGATCATCGTCCGGATATTTATGGTAAGATAGGTAATTCCGGGGTAAGCATTGCTACATTGGATGATGCCAAGAAATTGTATTCAGGCTTCAACTTAGCCGACCCTAAAACTTCTGTCTCTATGACAATCAACGGACCTGCTCCTATGATCTTAGCCTTTTTTTTGAATACCGCTATTGATCAGCAATGTGAACGCCATATTAAGGAAAATGGCCTTGAAAAAGAGATTGAAAAAAAGATAGTTGATATTTACAAAAAGAAAGGCATCGTGAAACCGCAGTACAATGGCAATATACCAAAAGGCAACGATGGTCTTGGCCTCATGTTGTTAGGTGTTACAGGTGACGAAGTACTACCTAAAGAAATTTATGAGAAAATTAAAGCAAAGACACTTTCTACGGTCAGAGGTACGGTACAAGCTGATATTTTAAAAGAAGACCAGGCACAAAATACTTGTATTTTTTCTACAGAATTCGCCCTTCGTATGATGGGAGATATTCAACAGTATTTTATAGATAAAAATGTAAGAAATTTTTATTCGGTTTCAATTTCAGGATACCATATTGCAGAAGCAGGAGCCAATCCTATTTCTCAATTGGCTTTCACCCTTGCTAATGGATTTACTTTTGTGGAATATTATCTTTCGAGAGGCATGCATATTGATGATTTTGCCCCTAACCAATCCTTCTTTTTTTCTAACGGTATTGACCCTGAATATTCGGTGATAGGCAGGGTGGCAAGAAGAATTTGGGCAAAAGCTATCAAATACAAATATAATGGTAATGAACGCTCACAAAAGCTTAAATACCATATTCAAACATCCGGCAGGTCATTGCATGCGCAGGAAATCGCATTTAATGATATCCGCACCACCCTGCAGGCATTATACGCCATCTACGATAATTGCAACTCCCTGCATACCAATGCTTACGATGAAGCCATTACAACACCCACAGAAGATTCGGTGCGCAGGGCAATGGCAATTCAACTGATCATCAACAAAGAATTGGGTTTGGCTAAAAATGAAAATCCACTGCAAGGTTCTTTTATTATTGAGGAGCTCACCGATTTGGTTGAAAAAGCCGTTTTAGAAGAATTCAAACGCATCTCCGACAGAGGAGGCGTATTGGGCGCTATGGAGCGCATGTATCAGCGAACTAAAATACAGGAAGAATCACTCTACTATGAAAGCTTAAAACACAACGGAGAATTGCCCCTTATTGGGGTAAATACCTTTTTAAATTCTGAAGGATCCCCCACTATAATACCTAAAGAAGTCATAAGATCAACTACAAAAGAAAAAGAATACGCTATTAAATCATTGAAGGCATTCAAAGACAGAAATAAAGCGGTCCATGACCAAATGATAAAACATTTACAGAAATCTGCCGTAGAAAATAGCAATATTTTTGAAGCGCTGATGGATACCAGCAAAGTATGCTCGCTTGGTCAAATGTCTAAAGCGCTTTATGAGGTGGGAGGGCAGTATAGGAGGAATATGTAATGATACTAATAATAAAATGCTAATATACGAATGAATACAAATAAATTTTATCTTTAAAAGACATTATTAGGTATTCTGAAACAAAAATGGTACCTTTGGATTACGAAGGAGTTATGATGTGTTTACATGGAGCTTCTTTTACAGAAGATGACGCATTAATGATAAAAGTTATCAGCAAGCAAAAATATAATAAGTTCATTATGTAAAGGATGCTGATAGTTGGGAAGAATTGTTCAAAAAATATATAGATCATTATTAACAGTAAATACTTGTAAATCATGAAAAAATCATTTTTAGCAATCGTTTTATTGCTTATTTTTGCGGCATCCTGCACCCATGCAAGCAAGAATTGCAAAAAATGGAGGAAAAAAACGACTATTCACAAGCCGCACAGAATTCAGTATCATTAAGAAATTTAAAATTTTTAATCACTGTTGTCCGATTAAATTTATAAACTAATAAAATTACTTCTAAAAATTATAAATTTACTCATCAGCATAG encodes the following:
- a CDS encoding methylmalonyl-CoA mutase family protein, which produces MAHSKIQPYKPTHKLRIVTAASLFDGHDSAINIMRRILQASGAEVIHLGHNRSVLEVVNCAIQEDAQAIAMTSYQGGHIEYLKYMVDLLKEKGAGHIKIFAGGGGTILPEEIKELEVYGITRIYSPDDGREMGLQGMINDLLQKSDFSTLHNGHATTLRTNGNTISIVNDKPKAIAGLISLAESFPEAFIETHKIIEKIIRIKNIPVLGITGTGGSGKSSLIDELVRRYLIDFSDLSAKQTNGKAGKTVAIISVDPSKRKTGGALLGDRIRMNAINTSRVYMRSLATRQSNLALSKHVQESIDICKAAGFDLIIVESSGIGQADTEIVDHCDVAMYVMTSEYGAATQLEKIDMLDFADIVAINHFDKKGSLDALRDVKKQYKRNHQLWDTPDEELPVFGTIASQFNDPGVNNLYKKIIDIINEKTGANFKTNPDKIGISNGISEKVYIIPPEKTRYLSEINETIDDYHSFIAQQCSIAQKMYQLNGTIEQFKSNKDSKPASGQSNQPVPTKSGKLINQLVSTYKTLEQQLNPECKKALEQWPETIKKYKADKFQFKVRNKVIEHDLYYESLSHIKIPKVTLPKYKDWGDILKWLLTENVPGEFPFAAGVFPLKRQEEDPTRMFAGEGGPERTNRRFHYVSIDQPAKRLSTAFDSVTLYGEDPDHRPDIYGKIGNSGVSIATLDDAKKLYSGFNLADPKTSVSMTINGPAPMILAFFLNTAIDQQCERHIKENGLEKEIEKKIVDIYKKKGIVKPQYNGNIPKGNDGLGLMLLGVTGDEVLPKEIYEKIKAKTLSTVRGTVQADILKEDQAQNTCIFSTEFALRMMGDIQQYFIDKNVRNFYSVSISGYHIAEAGANPISQLAFTLANGFTFVEYYLSRGMHIDDFAPNQSFFFSNGIDPEYSVIGRVARRIWAKAIKYKYNGNERSQKLKYHIQTSGRSLHAQEIAFNDIRTTLQALYAIYDNCNSLHTNAYDEAITTPTEDSVRRAMAIQLIINKELGLAKNENPLQGSFIIEELTDLVEKAVLEEFKRISDRGGVLGAMERMYQRTKIQEESLYYESLKHNGELPLIGVNTFLNSEGSPTIIPKEVIRSTTKEKEYAIKSLKAFKDRNKAVHDQMIKHLQKSAVENSNIFEALMDTSKVCSLGQMSKALYEVGGQYRRNM